In Asterias rubens chromosome 10, eAstRub1.3, whole genome shotgun sequence, the following proteins share a genomic window:
- the LOC117296053 gene encoding Golgi phosphoprotein 3-like has translation MTSITRRGGGNLTQRNTGSKGADGGKGIEDEENYSPDLNEEDEYETEDSKAKRLTLMEEVLLLGLKDKEGYTSFWNDCISSGLRGCMLIELGLKGRIELEKTGMRRRSLLNRKVQCKSETPTGDVLLDEALKLVKETSNQETTQGWIELLSGETWNPAKLRYQLRNVRERLAKNLVEKGVLTTEKQNFLLFDMTTHPLTDTTAKQRLIKRVQDGVLSRWPNDPHRIEKRLLSLIYLAHSSDVLENAFAPLSDEDYELAMKRVRELLDLDPDAQIGKQGVNDVMWAVIAAFIK, from the exons ATGACTTCGATAACCAGGCGGGGTGGTGGAAATTTGACGCAAAGAAATACGGGCTCAAAAGGTGCCGATGGCGGGAAAGGAATCGAAGACGAGGAGAATTACTCGCCGGATTTGAACGAGGAGGATGAGTACGAAACGGAAGATTCCAAGGCAAAAAGATTAACTTTGATGGAAGAAGTCCTCTTGCTTGGGCTGAAGGATAAAGAG GGGTACACGTCCTTCTGGAATGACTGTATATCATCCGGTCTCAGGGGATGTATGCTAATAGAACTAGGTCTCAAGGGTCGCATTGAATTAGAAAAGACTGGCATGAGACGAAGGAGTCTTTTAAACCGTAAAGTTCAGTGTAAGTCGGAGACGCCGACCGGGGATGTGTTACTAGACGAGGCGTTGAAACTTGTGAAAGAGACGAGCAATCAAGAAACAACACAAGGCTGGATTGAATTACTCAGTG GGGAAACATGGAACCCGGCCAAGCTACGGTACCAACTTCGTAATGTCAGAGAGCGCCTCGCTAAGAACCTCGTGGAGAAAGGCGTCCTGACCACGGAGAAGCAGAACTTCCTCCTATTCGACATGACGACACATCCCCTGACCGACACCACAGCCAAGCAGCGCCTTATCAAACGAGTACAAGATGGTGTGCTAAGTCGCTGGCCTAATGACCCCCACCGTATCGAGAAGAGATTATTGTCTCTTATTTATCTGGCTCACTCATCGGACGTCCTGGAAAATGCATTTGCTCCTCTCTCTGACGAAGACTACGAG TTGGCGATGAAGCGAGTTCGTGAACTACTAGACCTGGATCCAGATGCTCAGATCGGCAAACAGGgagtcaatgacgtcatgtgggCTGTCATAGCCGCCTTCATCAAATGA